One window of Clostridia bacterium genomic DNA carries:
- a CDS encoding amidohydrolase: MINLLTEKIRNISSEIFDKFVALRREFHKYPELGFKEYRTSAIIKDCLTDLGIPVIANIAGTGVSGVLECGKAKKTIAIRADMDALPIEEMNTSGFVSCNKGIMHACGHDIHMAVVLGTAEVLSRLRNEINGNIKFIFQPAEEGLGGAKEMINEGILEAPKVDGIIATHVSPLLDTGSISVRPGPAMASPSDFEIVIIGKSGHAAEPHTAVDPITIASNLVNLFQSIITREKNPLDTAILSITYFHAGSSYNIIPDSAVLRGTVRTFNREIDSLISKRMEEITASLTRVMGAGYKFDYRVSYPSVVNDEGMVDQLIESASRVIPKESIVTNPNPVMLAEDFSYYAQAVPGTIFNLGCKSSDTKTIYNLHNSKFDPDENCIKTGIEIMAQYAIDYLQK; encoded by the coding sequence GTGATAAATTTGTTAACAGAAAAGATTAGAAATATATCTTCAGAAATTTTCGATAAGTTTGTTGCATTAAGAAGAGAATTCCATAAATACCCTGAGCTGGGTTTTAAGGAATATAGAACTTCTGCAATAATTAAAGATTGCCTCACTGACCTTGGAATACCCGTTATAGCAAACATTGCCGGAACAGGCGTATCCGGAGTTCTGGAGTGTGGAAAAGCAAAAAAAACAATAGCTATAAGAGCAGATATGGATGCCTTACCTATAGAAGAAATGAACACATCAGGTTTTGTTTCCTGCAACAAAGGTATTATGCATGCCTGCGGGCATGATATTCATATGGCCGTTGTACTTGGAACTGCAGAGGTTTTGTCACGTTTGAGGAATGAAATTAACGGCAATATCAAGTTTATTTTCCAACCCGCTGAAGAAGGCCTGGGGGGCGCTAAAGAAATGATTAATGAGGGCATCCTCGAAGCTCCAAAGGTGGATGGAATAATAGCAACACATGTTTCTCCTTTGCTGGATACAGGCAGCATCTCTGTAAGGCCGGGACCTGCAATGGCCTCTCCCAGTGATTTTGAGATTGTCATCATAGGGAAAAGCGGTCATGCAGCCGAGCCTCATACAGCCGTCGATCCCATAACAATTGCATCAAACCTGGTAAATCTCTTTCAAAGTATCATAACCCGTGAAAAAAATCCTTTGGATACAGCCATATTGTCCATTACTTATTTTCATGCCGGCAGTTCATATAATATAATTCCGGATAGTGCAGTATTAAGGGGTACAGTCAGGACATTCAACCGGGAAATCGACAGCCTTATATCTAAACGGATGGAGGAAATTACCGCATCTCTCACCAGGGTAATGGGTGCCGGATATAAGTTTGATTACAGGGTATCTTATCCATCCGTAGTAAATGATGAAGGAATGGTGGATCAGCTGATAGAATCTGCTTCCAGAGTGATTCCCAAAGAAAGTATAGTTACCAACCCAAACCCTGTAATGCTGGCAGAAGACTTTTCCTACTACGCTCAAGCTGTTCCAGGCACTATATTTAACCTGGGTTGTAAAAGTTCTGACACAAAAACAATTTACAACCTGCATAATAGTAAATTCGACCCCGATGAGAACTGCATAAAGACAGGGATAGAAATAATGGCACAATATGCCATAGATTATCTCCAAAAATAA
- a CDS encoding transcriptional coactivator p15/PC4 family protein: MSDFWDNEELIGKISKNNREEVHIKKVEKKGKKYVDIRVFWYDSNSDEFRPSQKGVTIAAESLGELKEIVNKIEE, encoded by the coding sequence ATGTCAGATTTCTGGGATAATGAAGAATTAATCGGAAAAATTTCTAAAAACAACAGAGAAGAGGTACATATAAAGAAAGTAGAGAAAAAGGGAAAAAAATACGTTGATATCCGTGTGTTCTGGTATGATAGCAACAGTGATGAATTCAGACCTAGTCAGAAGGGCGTTACAATAGCTGCTGAATCTTTAGGGGAATTAAAGGAAATCGTAAATAAAATTGAAGAATAG
- a CDS encoding HAMP domain-containing histidine kinase produces MSSKLKIKHALLILAVSLILFYILSRILLVVFLNAALKNLSTEKISVLFLTARKREFFLFYYVIDTLPLFIGVIFAIIIFKKLMPKFHNRRENIKLNNTISELQTEIERQNRQINNLSNLYSDAVEYNRIKTEFFANISHELKTPLSVILGAIQLIDHKNSCILNDKKNLSKHFKTIKQNSYRLVRLINNILDITRIDSGYIKINLVNCNIVYLIEEMTQSIASYAEQKGLILEFDTEFEEIVTAVDIDKIERIILNLLSNAIKFTPVGGKISVTINGRNEKIFISVKDTGPGIPEYMQSIVFERFKQVNNTFTRESEGTGIGLSLVKSFVELHDGNITINSEEGRGCEFLIEIPVKLSEESICPGLNHSNQTKIIEAINIEFSDIYTVA; encoded by the coding sequence ATGTCATCAAAATTGAAAATAAAGCACGCTTTATTAATCCTGGCAGTTTCCTTAATATTGTTTTATATTCTTTCAAGAATTTTATTGGTAGTATTTTTAAATGCCGCTTTAAAAAACTTAAGCACAGAGAAAATTTCAGTTTTATTTCTGACTGCAAGAAAAAGAGAGTTTTTCTTGTTTTATTATGTTATTGATACATTACCACTTTTTATAGGGGTAATTTTTGCAATTATTATATTTAAGAAGCTGATGCCGAAATTTCATAACCGAAGAGAGAATATCAAACTTAACAATACCATATCAGAGTTGCAGACAGAAATAGAAAGACAAAACAGGCAGATAAACAATCTATCAAATCTTTATAGCGACGCTGTTGAATACAACAGGATAAAAACGGAGTTCTTTGCCAATATTTCACACGAGCTCAAAACACCGTTAAGTGTAATATTAGGTGCGATACAGCTCATAGACCACAAGAATTCTTGCATTCTAAACGACAAAAAGAACCTGTCCAAGCATTTCAAAACTATTAAGCAGAATAGTTACAGACTTGTGAGGCTTATCAATAACATCCTCGACATAACCAGAATTGATTCCGGCTATATAAAGATTAATCTGGTGAATTGCAATATTGTGTACCTGATTGAGGAAATGACCCAGTCAATCGCTTCTTATGCTGAGCAAAAAGGCCTTATTCTCGAATTTGATACAGAATTTGAGGAAATCGTCACAGCGGTTGATATAGATAAAATCGAAAGAATAATACTTAATCTTCTGTCTAACGCTATCAAATTTACCCCTGTAGGTGGTAAGATATCTGTTACGATAAACGGAAGGAATGAAAAAATATTCATATCAGTGAAGGATACCGGCCCTGGTATACCCGAGTATATGCAGTCCATTGTTTTTGAAAGGTTCAAGCAGGTCAACAACACTTTTACGCGTGAATCCGAAGGAACGGGAATAGGTTTATCCCTTGTAAAATCCTTTGTAGAACTCCACGATGGAAACATAACAATAAACAGTGAAGAGGGCAGAGGTTGTGAATTTCTGATAGAAATACCCGTTAAGCTATCCGAAGAAAGCATTTGCCCCGGGCTAAACCACTCAAATCAGACAAAGATTATTGAAGCTATAAATATAGAGTTTTCAGATATATATACCGTTGCATAG
- a CDS encoding DUF378 domain-containing protein → MNRTPLDRLALVIVIIGALNWLLLGLFQYDLVAAIFGGSSSFVSRTIYTLVGLAGLYSISLLFREAVPEGTRS, encoded by the coding sequence ATGAACAGAACACCTTTGGACAGACTGGCATTAGTTATCGTAATTATCGGAGCGCTAAACTGGCTGCTTCTCGGGCTATTCCAATACGACCTTGTAGCTGCAATATTTGGTGGAAGCTCTTCCTTTGTAAGCAGGACAATATATACCCTAGTAGGCTTGGCAGGCTTGTACAGCATTAGTTTGCTTTTCAGGGAAGCTGTCCCTGAAGGAACAAGAAGCTAG
- a CDS encoding LysM peptidoglycan-binding domain-containing protein, giving the protein MRSIDKEYICSILDTVKRNLEKNNSQRHFSQLSQDFYELFSSHYVLINSLDLQKKALKETHLITALENIRCSLEGNLKLIIEILEQLTDRTFIIYVTADSDTLWKTARRFNCSIEEICELNSIKNVFKLEENKVLLIPVTKQL; this is encoded by the coding sequence GTGAGAAGTATAGATAAAGAATATATATGCAGCATACTTGATACGGTAAAAAGAAATCTGGAAAAAAACAATAGCCAGAGGCATTTTAGTCAATTATCCCAAGATTTTTACGAATTGTTTAGCAGCCATTACGTTCTTATAAACAGTCTTGATTTACAGAAAAAAGCATTAAAGGAAACACACCTCATTACAGCACTCGAAAACATAAGATGCAGCCTCGAAGGCAATCTAAAGCTTATTATCGAAATTCTTGAGCAATTAACAGACAGGACATTCATAATATATGTAACTGCAGACAGCGATACTTTGTGGAAAACTGCTAGAAGATTCAACTGCAGCATAGAAGAAATATGTGAACTTAACAGTATAAAAAACGTTTTTAAACTGGAAGAAAACAAAGTATTATTAATTCCCGTAACCAAGCAGCTCTGA
- a CDS encoding YigZ family protein, which produces MKNEYRTVLKSAVVEYEEKKSRFIASVKPINTEDEALGFISALKSKYWDATHNVYAYYIADNNSIQRFSDDGEPSGTAGIPVLEVIKRKGVRNIVVVITRYFGGTLLGAAGLIRAYGKSAAMGIDAAEVIRRQLCKVVNVVIEYTLFGKLQSFLISKGYIIKDVIYTQDVEIILYIPVEQVETVMEEIHEVTNTRSVVEAGENVYITLSEEGKLING; this is translated from the coding sequence ATGAAGAACGAATACAGGACTGTTTTGAAGTCTGCTGTAGTAGAATATGAGGAGAAGAAGTCCAGGTTCATAGCATCAGTAAAACCCATAAATACTGAGGATGAAGCACTTGGATTCATAAGTGCACTAAAATCGAAATACTGGGATGCAACCCATAACGTTTATGCATACTATATTGCTGATAATAACTCGATACAAAGATTCAGTGATGACGGAGAACCTTCCGGGACGGCCGGAATACCCGTACTTGAAGTAATAAAAAGGAAAGGGGTCCGAAATATAGTTGTGGTGATTACCAGATATTTCGGAGGGACCTTACTTGGGGCCGCAGGTCTTATAAGAGCGTATGGGAAAAGTGCTGCAATGGGAATAGATGCGGCGGAAGTTATCAGGCGGCAGCTTTGCAAAGTAGTAAACGTAGTCATTGAATACACTCTGTTTGGGAAGCTGCAGAGCTTTCTCATATCAAAGGGATATATAATAAAAGATGTCATATATACTCAGGATGTGGAAATAATATTGTATATACCTGTTGAACAGGTTGAGACGGTTATGGAAGAAATACACGAGGTAACAAATACAAGATCCGTTGTTGAGGCAGGAGAGAACGTTTATATAACATTGAGTGAAGAAGGAAAACTGATAAACGGTTAA
- a CDS encoding helix-turn-helix transcriptional regulator, translating into MSQCIDSKYNCPVEVTLELIGGKWKALILWHLSHKTLRFGELRKLVPKATQKMLTQQLRDLENDGLIVRKVYTEVPPKVEYSLSGFGESIKPVLDAMCTWGSLYLDIKSESIFSRD; encoded by the coding sequence ATGAGTCAGTGCATTGATAGTAAGTATAACTGTCCAGTAGAGGTAACACTTGAATTAATCGGTGGAAAGTGGAAAGCATTGATATTATGGCATTTATCGCATAAGACGTTAAGATTTGGAGAATTACGGAAACTCGTTCCAAAAGCCACCCAGAAAATGCTGACACAGCAATTGAGAGACCTGGAAAATGACGGACTTATAGTTAGAAAGGTTTATACGGAAGTACCCCCAAAGGTAGAATATTCTCTATCCGGCTTTGGGGAAAGCATAAAACCTGTACTGGACGCAATGTGCACATGGGGGAGTCTCTATTTGGATATTAAGAGTGAAAGCATTTTTTCCAGAGACTAA
- a CDS encoding Asp23/Gls24 family envelope stress response protein, producing MRTVAFIGPSGTGKSHRSSWVARERGIEFIIDDGLLIRGNRIVAGKTAKKEKTRIGSIKCALFTENSHAEDVKRAVSLYKPEAILILGTSEGMVDTIAKRLEFPAITERVYIYEVASEFEIKQAISTRKEQGKHVIPVPTFEIKKDFSGYFLDPLQIFKRKGKGSYQLIGEKSVVRPTFSYLGNYTISDYTIYQIIEHVTSNIEGVSRISRFRAENHPDGIYIEMDLVLIYGYVIKPLLRQIQEKVSEEVEKLTALNIKAMNLVAKSLVVDHKKVLES from the coding sequence TTGAGAACTGTAGCATTTATTGGACCCAGTGGCACAGGGAAAAGTCACAGATCTTCATGGGTTGCAAGAGAAAGAGGAATTGAGTTTATTATAGATGACGGTTTGCTGATAAGGGGCAACCGTATTGTTGCAGGAAAGACTGCTAAAAAGGAAAAAACGAGGATAGGTTCCATCAAGTGCGCGCTGTTTACTGAAAACAGTCATGCTGAGGACGTGAAACGAGCAGTAAGCCTGTATAAGCCTGAAGCTATTCTGATCTTGGGTACTTCAGAAGGAATGGTGGATACAATAGCAAAAAGGCTGGAATTCCCGGCAATAACCGAAAGAGTGTATATTTACGAGGTCGCCAGTGAATTTGAAATAAAGCAGGCGATTTCTACAAGAAAGGAACAGGGGAAGCATGTAATACCTGTGCCTACCTTTGAAATAAAAAAAGATTTTTCAGGGTATTTTCTTGATCCTCTCCAGATTTTTAAAAGAAAGGGTAAGGGAAGTTATCAGCTCATAGGTGAAAAGTCTGTAGTAAGGCCTACGTTCAGTTATTTGGGGAATTATACTATATCGGATTATACTATTTACCAGATTATCGAGCATGTTACATCGAATATAGAAGGTGTAAGCAGGATATCACGGTTCAGAGCGGAAAACCACCCTGATGGGATATATATAGAAATGGATCTGGTTCTCATATATGGATACGTAATCAAGCCATTACTGAGGCAGATACAGGAAAAGGTGAGTGAAGAGGTAGAGAAGCTTACCGCACTTAACATAAAGGCGATGAATCTTGTTGCAAAGAGTCTGGTTGTGGATCATAAAAAGGTTTTAGAGTCGTAA
- a CDS encoding PfkB family carbohydrate kinase produces MYDICALGELLIDFTPAGCSANGRDIFEKNPGGAPANVLAACAKLGGSSTFIGKVGADQFGFYLKQVLEDNKVDTSGLVFSKEVNTTLAFVHLSENGDRSFSFYRKPGADIMLAPEDLNLELIDNSKIFHIGSLSMTDEPSRSATIRALDYAKERGKLISYDPNLRLALWKNENTAKECILSVLSYADILKLSECELEFLTGKTDLSHGTELLAEAGAKIIVVTLGEKGCFFKYKHGNGYVSTYDTKVVDTTGAGDAFLGGLLYRISSSGYALEEIPFEAFRKIVLFSNAVGAICASGFGAIPSMPLLEEVERCMKNTPLLVY; encoded by the coding sequence ATGTATGATATTTGTGCACTTGGAGAACTTTTGATTGATTTTACGCCTGCCGGATGTTCGGCTAATGGTAGAGATATTTTTGAAAAAAATCCTGGCGGAGCGCCTGCAAATGTGCTTGCAGCTTGTGCTAAACTTGGCGGAAGCAGTACGTTTATTGGAAAGGTTGGAGCTGACCAGTTCGGATTCTATTTGAAACAGGTACTTGAGGACAATAAGGTTGACACAAGCGGACTTGTTTTTTCAAAAGAAGTTAATACAACGCTTGCCTTTGTTCATTTAAGTGAAAACGGTGACAGGAGCTTCAGTTTTTATAGAAAACCCGGCGCTGATATTATGTTGGCACCTGAAGACCTAAATCTGGAATTGATTGATAATTCAAAAATTTTTCATATAGGTTCACTTTCTATGACGGATGAACCCTCAAGAAGTGCAACAATAAGGGCGTTGGATTACGCCAAAGAAAGAGGAAAGCTTATATCATACGATCCAAACCTGAGGCTGGCTCTGTGGAAAAATGAGAATACGGCAAAGGAATGTATACTGAGTGTACTTTCATATGCAGATATACTGAAGTTGTCGGAGTGCGAGCTGGAGTTCCTTACGGGAAAAACTGATCTATCGCATGGAACTGAGCTTCTGGCTGAGGCAGGTGCTAAGATAATAGTAGTCACTCTTGGAGAAAAAGGCTGCTTCTTCAAGTATAAACATGGGAACGGATATGTAAGTACGTATGATACGAAAGTTGTGGACACCACCGGGGCAGGTGATGCCTTCCTGGGCGGGCTGCTTTATCGTATCAGCAGTTCCGGATATGCCCTTGAGGAAATCCCTTTTGAAGCTTTCAGGAAGATCGTACTATTTTCAAATGCCGTTGGTGCAATTTGTGCATCAGGGTTTGGAGCAATTCCTTCCATGCCTTTGCTGGAGGAGGTAGAAAGATGTATGAAAAACACTCCTTTGCTTGTCTACTAG
- the ytxC gene encoding putative sporulation protein YtxC has protein sequence MRFLCIGVNECADDVVDHLTSELQQLKSDNIDYSVNKVNSEGSTSIICSITNECIKNDIPPQSYDMLMIHVSNVLADYIIRQYENKLLIRIINSNYCYFNSVEKKEIQNLALRIIRNDDKNFLNSLFQIRRRNVIIRKLVDYFESSDSLILDGFVNFRLKDYMKDLEEIVDKAVDEFLMEREYREFIRLLKYFVEIQDPKFNVIHVIVGYDNKYILLDENKMEITNECIQEFVNEISEGEINYDDLLVSSLITLAPRKVVLHCTGQFKNKELLETIKNVFSGRVGVCTGCEICLINMAKSENKSK, from the coding sequence ATGCGGTTTCTATGCATTGGAGTTAACGAATGCGCCGATGATGTAGTAGATCATTTAACTAGTGAATTACAGCAGCTGAAAAGCGATAATATAGATTACTCAGTAAACAAAGTTAATTCCGAGGGTTCGACTTCCATAATTTGCAGCATTACTAATGAATGTATAAAAAATGACATACCTCCCCAGTCATATGATATGCTAATGATTCATGTTTCAAATGTACTGGCAGACTATATAATAAGACAATATGAGAATAAGCTTCTTATAAGGATAATAAACAGCAACTATTGCTACTTTAACTCGGTTGAAAAAAAGGAGATACAAAACCTTGCATTACGGATAATCAGAAATGATGATAAGAACTTTTTAAACAGCTTGTTTCAAATCAGAAGGCGTAATGTTATTATCCGTAAACTGGTGGATTATTTTGAAAGTTCAGATAGCCTCATTCTGGATGGGTTTGTAAATTTCAGGTTAAAAGACTATATGAAGGATCTGGAGGAAATAGTTGATAAAGCAGTAGATGAATTTCTGATGGAGAGAGAATATAGGGAGTTTATCAGGCTGCTAAAATATTTTGTTGAGATACAGGATCCGAAATTTAATGTCATACACGTTATAGTGGGTTATGACAACAAGTATATACTTCTGGATGAAAATAAAATGGAAATTACAAATGAATGCATACAGGAATTTGTAAATGAGATATCAGAAGGCGAGATAAATTATGATGACCTGCTTGTAAGTTCACTTATCACCCTCGCACCCAGGAAAGTTGTATTACATTGTACAGGGCAATTTAAAAACAAGGAACTGCTGGAGACAATAAAAAATGTCTTTTCAGGTAGGGTAGGGGTATGTACCGGTTGTGAGATTTGTTTGATCAATATGGCTAAAAGCGAGAATAAAAGCAAGTAG
- a CDS encoding nitroreductase family protein, which produces MSVLEIAKKRYSVRNYRPDKVEKEKLLEILEAGRVAPTGANAQPYRLIVVQEDEGLGKIKKAANIFGAPLAIIVCGDRNQVWKRPFDGKSILDIDTSIITDHMMLQATELGLGSVWICYFKPDVIRAEFNLPDNLEPVNILAIGYANGESASPDRHERTRRPLSEIVSYERL; this is translated from the coding sequence ATGAGTGTTTTGGAAATTGCAAAAAAGAGATATTCGGTGCGAAATTACCGGCCTGATAAAGTTGAAAAAGAAAAACTGTTGGAAATCTTAGAGGCTGGGAGGGTTGCACCAACTGGAGCTAACGCCCAGCCGTACAGGCTGATTGTAGTTCAGGAAGATGAGGGTCTTGGGAAAATAAAAAAGGCTGCAAATATTTTTGGAGCACCTTTGGCCATAATAGTATGCGGTGATCGTAACCAAGTCTGGAAAAGACCTTTTGACGGTAAAAGCATTTTAGACATTGATACAAGTATTATTACGGACCATATGATGCTGCAGGCTACGGAACTCGGGTTAGGCAGTGTATGGATATGCTATTTCAAGCCGGACGTTATCAGAGCTGAGTTCAATTTGCCGGATAACCTTGAACCGGTCAATATCTTAGCTATAGGCTATGCAAACGGCGAATCTGCTTCCCCGGACAGGCATGAAAGAACACGCCGTCCGTTAAGTGAAATCGTATCATATGAGAGATTGTAA
- a CDS encoding alpha/beta-type small acid-soluble spore protein, whose amino-acid sequence MANNRSKTSFDKMKYEIASEVGVNLKQGYNGDLAARDAGKIGGNIVKKVFEAYTGNKYSK is encoded by the coding sequence GTGGCAAATAACAGGAGTAAGACCAGTTTTGACAAGATGAAATATGAGATAGCTTCTGAGGTAGGCGTTAATTTAAAGCAGGGATACAACGGGGATCTGGCTGCAAGGGATGCTGGTAAAATAGGTGGCAATATAGTTAAAAAGGTATTTGAGGCATATACAGGAAATAAATACAGCAAGTAA
- a CDS encoding CoA-binding protein: MQEEIMLEKKVWAVVGANDNPEKFGNRIYRKLKNKGYKVYPVNPNYEAVDGDKCYKSLSSLPEIPEVIDMVVAPKLGMGIIEEAAGLGVKNIWLQPGTHNSEVMKLIDEKGLVAVQACVLVALR, translated from the coding sequence ATGCAGGAAGAAATTATGCTGGAAAAGAAGGTCTGGGCTGTGGTAGGTGCTAATGACAATCCCGAGAAATTCGGTAACAGGATATATAGGAAGCTGAAGAATAAGGGGTATAAGGTATACCCGGTAAATCCGAATTATGAAGCTGTAGATGGAGACAAATGCTACAAGAGTCTGTCTTCCCTGCCTGAAATTCCGGAAGTTATAGATATGGTGGTTGCACCGAAGCTCGGTATGGGAATCATAGAGGAAGCTGCGGGGCTTGGAGTAAAAAACATATGGCTTCAACCGGGAACCCATAATTCAGAAGTTATGAAACTTATTGATGAAAAGGGACTTGTGGCAGTACAGGCTTGTGTATTAGTTGCGTTGCGCTAG
- a CDS encoding exonuclease domain-containing protein, whose protein sequence is MMYYIVFDLELNSKAYKSKLPNEVIEIGAVRLDEKLELTDSFQSYIQPKIHRKLFPLIKRKTKITQESINEADSFRNVLNRFREWCGCDSILCSWGPDDIHHLKQNCKLNRVSAKWIKKTFDIQKYFSQLYEAPPGHRYSLSKALEALKIKPEEDLHRAYVDAKYTALVFVNICDEKYINMLSGRKSGEFLCSKI, encoded by the coding sequence ATGATGTATTATATAGTTTTTGACCTTGAACTGAACAGCAAAGCATATAAAAGCAAGCTGCCAAATGAAGTAATTGAAATAGGGGCCGTCAGGCTTGATGAAAAATTAGAGCTTACGGATTCATTTCAATCATATATTCAGCCTAAAATTCACCGTAAGCTCTTCCCTCTAATAAAAAGGAAAACTAAAATAACCCAGGAAAGTATAAATGAAGCCGATTCCTTCAGGAATGTCCTGAACCGGTTCAGAGAATGGTGCGGATGTGACAGCATTTTATGCAGCTGGGGGCCAGACGATATCCATCACCTGAAACAAAACTGCAAGCTGAACAGGGTAAGTGCAAAGTGGATAAAAAAGACATTTGACATACAAAAATATTTCTCACAGCTCTACGAAGCTCCGCCCGGCCATAGATACAGCCTGTCGAAAGCTCTTGAGGCATTGAAAATAAAGCCTGAGGAAGATCTTCACAGGGCATATGTAGACGCAAAGTATACAGCCCTGGTTTTTGTCAATATATGTGATGAGAAATACATCAATATGCTATCCGGCAGAAAAAGCGGGGAATTCCTATGCAGTAAGATATAA
- a CDS encoding YebC/PmpR family DNA-binding transcriptional regulator yields MSGHSKWANIKHKKEKSDSQRGKIFTKLGREIAVIVKQGGPDPAANSKLKDVIAKAKAANMPNDNIERSIKKAAGDIDGANYEEIIYEGYGPGGVAVIVEAMTDNRNRTAGDVRHYFDKFGGNLGQSGSVSFMFTRKGVILIEKTDKTDEDTLMMEALEAGAEDFNAEDEYFEITTVPEDFSKVREALEAKGYEFMEAEIEMVPSTTTKLEDAKQIEFMDKLIDHLEDLDDVQNVYHNWEQE; encoded by the coding sequence ATGTCCGGGCATTCAAAATGGGCTAATATTAAACATAAGAAGGAAAAATCCGACTCCCAGAGGGGAAAGATATTTACTAAGCTGGGAAGGGAAATAGCTGTTATTGTCAAGCAGGGTGGGCCTGATCCGGCAGCAAACTCCAAGCTGAAGGATGTTATTGCAAAGGCAAAGGCAGCCAATATGCCTAATGATAATATCGAAAGAAGTATAAAGAAGGCAGCGGGGGATATAGACGGTGCCAACTATGAGGAAATAATATACGAAGGTTACGGCCCGGGAGGGGTAGCTGTAATTGTTGAGGCAATGACTGACAACAGAAACCGTACGGCAGGGGATGTCAGGCACTATTTTGACAAGTTTGGCGGGAATCTCGGACAGTCAGGTTCCGTTTCATTTATGTTCACCAGAAAAGGTGTAATACTCATAGAAAAAACCGATAAAACGGATGAGGACACCCTTATGATGGAAGCACTCGAAGCTGGTGCGGAGGATTTCAATGCGGAAGATGAATACTTTGAGATAACAACTGTCCCGGAGGATTTTTCAAAAGTGCGTGAAGCTCTTGAAGCAAAAGGTTATGAATTCATGGAAGCAGAAATAGAAATGGTTCCTTCTACCACAACGAAGCTTGAGGATGCAAAACAGATAGAGTTTATGGATAAGCTTATCGACCACCTTGAGGATCTGGATGATGTGCAGAACGTGTACCATAACTGGGAACAGGAATAG
- a CDS encoding DUF1858 domain-containing protein gives MSITDVVEKYPESVEVFIKHGMHCLGCMAARFENIEQGAAAHGIDVELLIKDLNKAVNA, from the coding sequence ATGTCAATTACGGATGTTGTTGAAAAATATCCAGAGTCCGTTGAAGTTTTCATTAAGCACGGAATGCACTGCCTCGGTTGCATGGCTGCAAGGTTTGAAAACATAGAACAGGGAGCTGCTGCACACGGAATAGATGTGGAGCTTCTGATAAAAGACTTAAATAAGGCTGTTAATGCATAA
- a CDS encoding Ykof family thiamine-binding protein, with protein sequence MITAEVAVYPLKTSNASGVINNSIHALDNKNVDFNVNSMNTRLSGTKEEIFRSLESMFSEAEKTGSEVSMVVTISNSAE encoded by the coding sequence ATGATTACTGCTGAAGTTGCTGTATACCCCTTGAAAACGAGTAATGCGTCAGGGGTAATTAACAATTCCATACACGCACTGGACAACAAAAACGTAGATTTTAACGTCAATTCCATGAATACGAGGTTATCAGGAACAAAAGAAGAAATATTCAGAAGTCTGGAATCAATGTTCAGCGAAGCGGAAAAAACCGGCAGTGAAGTAAGTATGGTCGTAACCATATCAAACTCCGCAGAATAA